Proteins from a genomic interval of Sander vitreus isolate 19-12246 chromosome 6, sanVit1, whole genome shotgun sequence:
- the LOC144519797 gene encoding sialic acid-binding Ig-like lectin 14 isoform X2 — protein sequence MDSLKWPLFLVCLFSKGSQTEVSSWTIKVPSSVKGLPGSCVVIPCSFNYPDPSSVVTELTGMWAEGAHELIYHPDESTMKQQYRSRTELVGDIRQKNCSLKIDPLRQSDQGPFYFRIEMAGYDKFSYKENTVSITMSVPNPIQFSVKEEVVEGEKVSASCSVSHSCPSSPPVFTWSHTGDAHLDPQQLDDGQWRATSTLNFQATRADHNKPLQCTVTYKGGQHQNKSRDLKVKYAPANVTVEHKSDVKEGEAVLLRCSSDAHPPASSYQWHNETGAQLHQGNVYMLPNISRHTGALYCTVINAVGRGNSNPVQLNVLYAPEIKTASSCSSETDMVKCVCIAESRPPSMVYFVLSDRVLPSTEVEKHGFVTIGTLRAKFGSSEAVYCLANNTLGNANLSLPLPNSKMQNLYIIIASGAGGILVMLLITVIVVKKRGRSKDAPTPRMSSLKTDKDVVIPQYAPTKRKERSYDDVQCSGIYVDDHVYGNMETDCDEAIYANM from the exons ATGGACTCTCTCAAGTGGCCTCTGTTTCTTGTGTGCCTTTTCTCTAAGG GTTCTCAAACTGAAGTCTCATCTTGGACAATTAAGGTGCCGTCCTCAGTAAAAGGTCTCCCTGGATCCTGTGTGGTGATCCCCTGCTCATTCAACTACCCAGATCCAAGCAGTGTGGTCACTGAATTGACTGGGATGTGGGCCGAGGGGGCACATGAGCTCATCTATCACCCAGACGAGTCAACAATGAAGCAGCAGTATCGGAGTCGGACAGAGCTGGTGGGAGACATCAGACAGAAGAATTGTTCATTGAAGATTGATCCCCTTCGACAAAGTGACCAAGGGCCGTTTTATTTCAGGATCGAAATGGCAGGCTAtgacaagttttcttacaaagAGAACACAGTCTCCATTACAATGA GTGTACCAAATCCCATCCAGTTCTCTGTGAAAGAGGAGGTAGTGGAAGGTGAGAAGGTGTCTGCATCCTGCTCAGTGTCTCACTCCTGCCCCAGCTCTCCTCCTGTCTTCACCTGGAGTCACACTGGAGACGCACATTTAGACCCACAGCAGCTTGACGATGGCCAGTGGAGAGCGACATCTACCCTGAACTTTCAAGCTACCCGCGCTGATCACAACAAGCCTTTACAGTGCACAGTAACATACAAGGGAGGGCAGCACCAAAACAAATCCAGAGACCTCAAAGTAAAAT ATGCCCCAGCAAATGTGACGGTTGAGCACAAGTCAGATGTAAAGGAGGGAGAAGCTGTGCTGCTGAGATGCTCCAGTGATGCTCACCCCCCTGCCAGCAGCTATCAGTGGCATAATGAAACTGGTGCTCAGCTGCATCAAGGAAACGTCTACATGCTGCCAAATATCTCCAGACACACAGGAGCTCTGTACTGTACTGTCATCAATGCAGTAGGACGAGGCAATTCAAACCCTGTGCAGCTTAATGTGTTAT ATGCCCCTGAGATTAAGACAGCTTCTTCCTGTTCCTCAGAGACGGATAtggtaaagtgtgtgtgcattgcgGAGTCCAGGCCTCCCAGCATGGTCTATTTTGTGCTTTCTGACAGAGTCCTGCCAAGCACCGAGGTAGAAAAACATGGCTTTGTTACCATTGGGACTCTGCGGGCAAAGTTTGGATCTTCTGAGGCTGTCTACTGTCTGGCAAACAACACCCTGGGCAATGCCAACCTCTCACTCCCTCTACCTAACA GTAAGATGCAGAATCTTTACATTATCATCGCTTCTGGAGCAGGCGGGATTTTGGTGATGCTTTTAATAACAGTGATAGTTGTTAAAAAACG GGGGAGGTCTAAGGATGCACCAACACCTCGCATGAGCTCACTGAAAACAGATAAAGATGTGGTGATCCCTCAGTATGCTCCAACAAAAAG AAAAGAAAGGTCCTATGATGATGTACAGTGCTCCGGCATTTACGTCGATGATCATGTGTATGGCAACATGGAG ACTGACTGCGATGAAGCAATATATGCCAATATGTAA
- the LOC144519797 gene encoding sialic acid-binding Ig-like lectin 14 isoform X1 — translation MDSLKWPLFLVCLFSKGSQTEVSSWTIKVPSSVKGLPGSCVVIPCSFNYPDPSSVVTELTGMWAEGAHELIYHPDESTMKQQYRSRTELVGDIRQKNCSLKIDPLRQSDQGPFYFRIEMAGYDKFSYKENTVSITMSVPNPIQFSVKEEVVEGEKVSASCSVSHSCPSSPPVFTWSHTGDAHLDPQQLDDGQWRATSTLNFQATRADHNKPLQCTVTYKGGQHQNKSRDLKVKYAPANVTVEHKSDVKEGEAVLLRCSSDAHPPASSYQWHNETGAQLHQGNVYMLPNISRHTGALYCTVINAVGRGNSNPVQLNVLYAPEIKTASSCSSETDMVKCVCIAESRPPSMVYFVLSDRVLPSTEVEKHGFVTIGTLRAKFGSSEAVYCLANNTLGNANLSLPLPNSKMQNLYIIIASGAGGILVMLLITVIVVKKRRGRSKDAPTPRMSSLKTDKDVVIPQYAPTKRKERSYDDVQCSGIYVDDHVYGNMETDCDEAIYANM, via the exons ATGGACTCTCTCAAGTGGCCTCTGTTTCTTGTGTGCCTTTTCTCTAAGG GTTCTCAAACTGAAGTCTCATCTTGGACAATTAAGGTGCCGTCCTCAGTAAAAGGTCTCCCTGGATCCTGTGTGGTGATCCCCTGCTCATTCAACTACCCAGATCCAAGCAGTGTGGTCACTGAATTGACTGGGATGTGGGCCGAGGGGGCACATGAGCTCATCTATCACCCAGACGAGTCAACAATGAAGCAGCAGTATCGGAGTCGGACAGAGCTGGTGGGAGACATCAGACAGAAGAATTGTTCATTGAAGATTGATCCCCTTCGACAAAGTGACCAAGGGCCGTTTTATTTCAGGATCGAAATGGCAGGCTAtgacaagttttcttacaaagAGAACACAGTCTCCATTACAATGA GTGTACCAAATCCCATCCAGTTCTCTGTGAAAGAGGAGGTAGTGGAAGGTGAGAAGGTGTCTGCATCCTGCTCAGTGTCTCACTCCTGCCCCAGCTCTCCTCCTGTCTTCACCTGGAGTCACACTGGAGACGCACATTTAGACCCACAGCAGCTTGACGATGGCCAGTGGAGAGCGACATCTACCCTGAACTTTCAAGCTACCCGCGCTGATCACAACAAGCCTTTACAGTGCACAGTAACATACAAGGGAGGGCAGCACCAAAACAAATCCAGAGACCTCAAAGTAAAAT ATGCCCCAGCAAATGTGACGGTTGAGCACAAGTCAGATGTAAAGGAGGGAGAAGCTGTGCTGCTGAGATGCTCCAGTGATGCTCACCCCCCTGCCAGCAGCTATCAGTGGCATAATGAAACTGGTGCTCAGCTGCATCAAGGAAACGTCTACATGCTGCCAAATATCTCCAGACACACAGGAGCTCTGTACTGTACTGTCATCAATGCAGTAGGACGAGGCAATTCAAACCCTGTGCAGCTTAATGTGTTAT ATGCCCCTGAGATTAAGACAGCTTCTTCCTGTTCCTCAGAGACGGATAtggtaaagtgtgtgtgcattgcgGAGTCCAGGCCTCCCAGCATGGTCTATTTTGTGCTTTCTGACAGAGTCCTGCCAAGCACCGAGGTAGAAAAACATGGCTTTGTTACCATTGGGACTCTGCGGGCAAAGTTTGGATCTTCTGAGGCTGTCTACTGTCTGGCAAACAACACCCTGGGCAATGCCAACCTCTCACTCCCTCTACCTAACA GTAAGATGCAGAATCTTTACATTATCATCGCTTCTGGAGCAGGCGGGATTTTGGTGATGCTTTTAATAACAGTGATAGTTGTTAAAAAACG CAGGGGGAGGTCTAAGGATGCACCAACACCTCGCATGAGCTCACTGAAAACAGATAAAGATGTGGTGATCCCTCAGTATGCTCCAACAAAAAG AAAAGAAAGGTCCTATGATGATGTACAGTGCTCCGGCATTTACGTCGATGATCATGTGTATGGCAACATGGAG ACTGACTGCGATGAAGCAATATATGCCAATATGTAA